In the Pseudanabaena sp. PCC 7367 genome, one interval contains:
- the clpP gene encoding ATP-dependent Clp endopeptidase proteolytic subunit ClpP codes for MQLESGSYQLQSLHHTQRLQSLHGLQATQGEIVPMVVEQSGRGERAFDIYSRLLRERIVFLGTQVDDNLASLIMSQLLFLEAEDPEKDIYLYINSPGGSVTAGMAIYDTLQHVQPDVSTICMGLAASMGAFLLSAGAKGKRMALPNARIMIHQPLGGARGQAVDIEIQAKEILYHKNTLNQLLAEHTGQSLDRIEADTERDFFMSPAEAKEYGLIDTVLVKPAAPARQLSPA; via the coding sequence ATGCAACTAGAATCCGGCTCATATCAATTGCAAAGTTTACATCACACCCAGCGACTCCAAAGCCTACATGGCTTGCAGGCTACCCAGGGCGAAATTGTGCCTATGGTAGTTGAGCAATCGGGACGCGGCGAAAGAGCTTTTGATATCTACTCACGCCTTTTGCGCGAACGGATCGTGTTTTTGGGTACTCAGGTTGATGACAATCTGGCCAGCCTAATCATGTCTCAGCTTCTATTTTTGGAAGCCGAAGATCCCGAAAAGGATATCTACCTTTACATCAACTCCCCCGGTGGTTCTGTAACTGCGGGGATGGCGATCTATGACACGCTCCAACATGTTCAGCCAGATGTGTCCACCATTTGTATGGGCTTGGCGGCTAGTATGGGTGCTTTTCTGCTATCCGCTGGAGCCAAAGGTAAGCGCATGGCACTACCCAATGCCCGGATTATGATCCATCAGCCTCTAGGTGGTGCAAGGGGGCAAGCCGTTGACATTGAAATTCAAGCCAAAGAAATTCTTTACCATAAAAACACCCTGAACCAACTTCTGGCAGAGCATACTGGACAATCACTCGATCGGATTGAAGCCGATACTGAGCGAGATTTCTTTATGTCGCCTGCCGAAGCAAAGGAATATGGTTTAATTGATACCGTTTTAGTCAAACCAGCTGCCCCAGCCAGGCAGCTTTCACCAGCGTAG